The genomic segment CCAAATCACCTGTCCAACCATCTGGGGAAAAAAATTGAGTACATTAACTGTAACTTAGGATTATTTTCGTTTTGGATTAAAAATTATCATATAATAAAGATGAATAAGGCACAGATATTATATGAAAAAATTGCACGAGACTTGACCAGGATCAAGCTGGAATTTGAAATGCTCATCTTCTTCTTTTTCCAGATTTGGTTCTTTCAAACCAGTAAAGGTAGATTAACAAATGAACAGAACACAAGGTACCATGATGTTTCGATGGCAACACCAACTTTGATTGATGCTTGAGAATTCACTTGAAACAAAATACTAGCAGTTTAATATGTTGAACTAAGATGCTATTGACACTCATAGTTGTTAAAAACTCCATGAAATAAATGATTAAGACAATTAcagtataaaaaaaaatagggaTGGAAACCGAGTAGAATTTTAACCACTTTTTTACTCGAGCGAATCtcgatttttttttagtttGCTCGAAGCTCGTATAATGAATTAATATAGGTTTGAATTTCGCACTTCTTAAAGTTTGCATTCAAACTCGAAGCTTTTATTTTAAACTTAATTATCAAACTCTATCACACAAATGcccaatatttaaaaaaataataaaatattaaagctcgcaatatatctaataaaatATATCAACTCAAACTTGGCTCGCATATTCGAGCCAAACTTGAATTTTCTACAATTTCAAATAAATAATCAAAGATAGCTCGGAAAGCTAGTAAGCTGAATTGTGGCCCTACATGTACAGCAGCACCCATACAAGTATTAATAATCAAATCACGAGCTTTCTAATTCATAGGAAAACACATCAGCAGTATGAAACTGGACAACAGATTTTCTCAAAATCCTATATCAGGATAAAATACATTAtcctaataataacattaacaTGTGCCTTCATATTAATGACGATTCTGAGAGAGAGCTTATACAACAACATAGCTGTGTTTAGGATCATCAACATAATACTTGTTTCCATACTTCCGCTGATAACACTGTTAATTTGCATCAACAACaccaaatatataatatataactttATCACATTTAAAGATGAATGTATAAACAGTAAAATAAAGTAGTTTGAGGGTGATTGAGAAGATAAATTAatggaaaaaatcatttttttgaaCTAGAGAATGTTGACaataaaaataaggttatactAGTAAGTATAAACATGAAATGCGGACCTGTGGGTGCCTTGTAATTCTCATGATTCCAGTTTCCCAAAGATGCATTTTGGGCTTATCAACTGCTGCAACCTCTAACAAATTGAACGTCGATGGATaaaggaaaaagaaagaaataaaatttgacAACCAAAGAATTTCATGTAGTCCAGGAGCATCCTGCACTTGCCATAACTGCACGCCATCATATCTGTGATTGATGAAATATACCTATCCAAACcacataattaataaatatcgTAAAATCAGCATTTCATCCCGTGTTCAATAGACATGCCACAAATATATTTATCAATATTCGAGATAAACTTCCAAACAAACGATCAGAACTCACCACGGTACTAACTGCTAATGGAAGAGATAAACCAGCAAATAATACACGGAATGCTCGTTCTCCTATGAGTTTCTCACCTGTATCTCTAACACTGGCTAAGCCACTATGGACAATGGCAAAAATGAAAGTAAGAGCTAACATGACAAcctgaaagaaaaacaaaaggaAAAAACAGTAAGCTCCTCAATCATAAGCAACTATATCCTGATGTAGAATTTCTAGAAAATTGAAGGAGAAAAGGGTAAACCTGTATTATAACTATTAGCAATGACAAAGTGTAGAAAACGCTTTAAATGGACTGCAACTTACCATGAACCAATCAGCCTCGTAACTTCAAacattaattttaatattaaaaaaggCAATTGTCGACAAAGATAATCAAATAGAAAACCATAGTAAGAGGTCAAAGTTCAAAGATTCTTAAAATGTTTTGGATTCCTTCAGCTCCTTGTTGACATGGGATTTCGAGGTCGTACTGGTTGTCAAGATGATCTTAGTGGACAAGGCTTAAAAGCAACTATCCCCTGATTTTACATCCTCATATGTTTACTATCCAACAACTTcgttttcttatttttgtttGGGACAAAGTAAACGAATTTTTGGCAGTAAtggacaaaaataaaaaataaagaaaaaacaatACAGGGCAAACCTCGGGGCTGTCGGAAATGCCGGAAACAGCATCAACGAAGGGCTTACCAAAGCCGGtggaattgtcaatccaagcaAAGTTAAGAACATAAAGAACGACACCCAAAACCCCAGAGAAATAAAGCCAAGACGAAATTTTCTGTTTGGACCACAGGAATTCAGCAGAATCTTCCCCTAACAAATCAGGGGCAGGGGAAGAAGCATCGGTTCCTTCCTGTTCCAGGACTCGTACGAAAGATTTCTTGGTGTAAAAATTAAGGGACTTGGGTGACGAGGTTTGGAAAACGTTGGGTTTGAGTCGAGACAGAGAAAAGGGATGCTGAAACTGGAGAATCTTGGTGTACTGGGGAGGACGAAGAGGAACAGAGGAAGGGTGGGTGAGAAGAACAGAGTTCGCCATTAACGGATTCCAGGAAGGTGAAGGCTATGCAATAGGAGAAGGAATCCAGATGGTGGAAATGCTTTCCAACCATGGTTTTGGAGCCTAGCCTAGCACTACCGGTAAGAACAGAAAATATTATTCAATATATTTATCTTGGGTTTTTcagataaatattaaaataaataaataaattaggagGTGTGGtttctctttttattttttgtttgttaAATCAAAGGTTAAATTGGAGAAAAATCTTGCATCAAAATTTCAAGTTGGGATTCATTCTTTAAGACATAAAAAATTAGTTTGCTTGacaaaattgataaataaataaaaaaacatctTTGATTTTATTCTCGATCAGAAATGGTATTAGAGTCAAAGTAAATTAGTTCAAACATAtaagattattattattattgtgtgaTTAAATGTTTGATGAGGATATTTTTATCAACTTATGAATTTGAACATACGTTCGAGATACACAATTATCAGTTTTTATTCCAATAGTTTGGAATATTTAAAGCAAGAAAATCTAACTCAGTTTAGGTATCATGAAAAAGTAAGAAAGAGTCAAAGAACTCACGTATGATTCAAAATACTAGATTCCTAGAAGTAGTTCAAAATTCTTCTAAATTTTCTGGAATCTCAGAGAAATTCAAAAGACGATACAAAACTATGTCAGTCAATTATACTATGTACCACGAAAAATTGAAGAAATCGTtgagaaacaagaagaaattctgaAACTTTAAAAGATATTCAAACAAAAATCCAAATTCTGTAataacaaccaagttctagtaaaaagatctcaaaaacaaaaattattacCATCATTTGGTGTCGTGGCCTTATTACATCAAAGGGAAAATGCCAAAGTAGTAGAGAAACATTTAATCGATGAAGAAAAAATTATCAATCTTATCAAAATTATCTAATAAAAGAGAATAGTCTGATGACAATCATAGAAAAGATTGGTATATAAGATCTTTACGACCTTGCCGAGTTTTGCAAACCTCGGGGACGTACATCTATGTTGGGATGCAACCAAAGTCCCACATTGgaagatctagagaaagatcatgggtttataagatggaatgatatctccattggtatgaggccttttgggtggttccaaaaacaaaaccatgagggttaaaacccaaagtggacaatatcataccagtgtggagatatccggattccattggtccaaacaagtggtatcagagccaggttcttagAAGAGAAATCAAACGACGATGGCTGGTAAAGTAGAATTGGATCGTTTCGATGGCAAAGGGGATTTTGCACTATGGCGCAGGAGAATGCATGCCATCTTAGTACAACAGAAGGTTGCCAAGGCCCTGGAGGGCAATTCAAAACTCTCTGAATCACTATCGGAAGAGAGGAAGATGGAAATATTGGAATTGGCCTTCAGTACTCTAACGCTGCATTTGAGTGACAAAGTCCTCCGAGAAGTCTCATCGGAGAAAACGGCTGCTGGTATTTGGACGAAGTTGGAATCTCTCTACATGACCAAATCTCTTCAAGATCGCATATACCTTAAAGGGGAGTTATTTGGCTTCAAGATGAGCGAGTCAAAGACAATTGGAGAAAATCTGGATGAGTTTAACAAACTCATCCTGGATTTGGAGAATATTGGAATAGAGGTTGAGGATGAAGACAAGGCTATCTTGGTTCTGAACTCATTACCCAAAACATTCTCAGTATTCGTGGATACCATGAAGTATGCCAAAGAATCACTAGTCTTCGAGGAGGTTCAAAAGGCACTGAAAGCAAAAGAATCCCATAACATGTTGGAGAAAGACTCAAAAGACATTGGTGATAGCCTCCACATAAGGGGCAGGTCAGATAAGAGGGACTTGAGGGTGAGAACGAGAAGCAGATCCAGGTCAAAGCCAAGGAAACTAAAGTGTTTTCTTTGCCATAAACAAGGGCATTTCAGAAGGGACTGTCCTGATCTCCACAGACCAGGAGTTAAAGCCAAGGACCAAGGGGAGGCATCTAATATTCAAGATGGCTATGAAAGTGCAGAGGTATTCATGTAAGGCGTGCGCTACAACGCAGTGAAGTGGAGTAACCTCGATTGGAGGGCGAATAAGGCTTGAGGGGAGGCTCGAACTATGAGAATAATAGTGGAACTTCGTTTGAGGGGAGGATTGTTGGGATGCAACCAAAGTCCCACATTAgaagatctagagaaagatCATGAGTTTATaagatggaatgatatctccattggtattaggccttttgggtggttccaaaaacaaaaccatgagggttaaaacccaaagtggacaatatcataccaGTGTGGAGATATCCGGATTTCATTGGTCataaaaatctaaaaatgaaAACAATAGTAGGAAATGAATAACCTCTAATTGGCTGAGTGTCTCCTCATGAACCACCAAGGGAAAAAAGTGTGGATCCCGCAATAAAAAATATGAGAGAACAGATTTTCAGACTGGTGAAGAATTACACCCAGCAAGAACAAGGTCAAGAAGAAAACAAATTCTTTTGCGCATTTTTATAGGGTTATGCTTAACATTGATGTACTAGACTTCAAAAATAGAGATCTCATATATAATTGGATATCGGCTATGAGAATCGCAGCaagaacacttgatctcaacaaagaatgATTCACTAAACTATTAGAAATGATTTTGATTGGATCGGTCAGAATCGCATGGGATCTGACTTTGGCTGAAACCAAAGAGTCAGTCATACTCAGAGAATCTCTTAGCGAGATAGTCGGAAAAATGGCTAACCTATTTAAAGAATGAATATATTTAACCATGATATTTCTATATGCAATAAACGAATATGTAATCTTAAAAACCCAGTACTGGGAAACCACCTTAGGAAATCtatgtttaagaaaaattgtaAGAGTAAATTATCCAAGAATTGCCTACAACGTGGCAGATCGAGACTTCAATCGAGCCTTGATGTTGCATCAAAACTTCAAGGAAAAATACTGATGAAAGAATGAAATAGATTATATTCTATTACCTGTTAAATTTCATATGTTCTATACAATATACATCATTCATATTTGtttattaaaaatttgtttatagaagttccataaatattcaaaaaattTGCTCAGAAAATTTATTCAGAAAGAATCAAATTTTCTTTAATACATGAAACAAATATATAAGACAAACCAATTCTAAATAAGAATCCAAGTCTTAGACGAGAAACAAAAAAAACTAATTTTCCAAAGTCATAGGATCACAAGTTATAGATGTGGAAAAACACATGTCCAGGAAATCCAACCTAtaacaaaaaattaaacaatAGAAAATATTAGATGTCGAGAAGGATGAATGAAATTgcaatagtatttgatattacaagaCAAAGAAAGCAATTTCTTTGTaataccataaaatatttgaaacaacTTTTGATAGTAACTTACCAAGAGATTATAAACATTGGTGAATCTGAAGTTCATATCAAATAAATTCCAAAAAAAGAACCAGATCAATTGGTTCTTATACTAGAATTTCTCGAGAATTGCAAACCTTGAAAACCTCTAGACAATGGAATGAAAATCATGGCAGAATAAATGATTTGGAGAATTAAATGACCATGAGTCCATTCTcgatatacatctcagtatgaATTTTATGTGTTGGATTTGGCCCAATATTTCTCTGGCCCTTCCCCTTCCAACCTTATTTATATATGGGCTATAGGGCTTAAAAGAATTGAACTCCTCCTTTCATTCTTTCTTGCAGTAGTCGATTAACGTTTTCTTTCTCCCCAACATTTGTGAGCTGCCGATACGAGAGAGGAGAGAACGTGAGACTTGAGAGAAAATAAAAGGTTGCTTCGTGTGTTTCTTCCTTCGGTGATTGAGTGTCTTCGGTGTTCTCTTTTCTTTGTGCTATTCTGTGTGTTTCTCTCTCGTTTGTTCACGTTACAGGAAGGGAAACTTTTGTGGTCTTCGCCTTGGTTTATTACGTACTTAGACAGACCAAAATCAGTTTGTCTGAGCCCCATTTTTTATCCTAACACATTATATTCTATTGTTTCCTGTTGTGTTGAAACTTGCAGGTTGGCTAGCTAGATAAAGAAGAGACGGCATCACCCGATGGGCTCCTAACAGTGGTATCTGAGCCATTGGTTACTGCCCGCCTTGCTGTCCGACGTGCCGTCGCCTTCGGTTCGTCGGAATCTGAAACTCTTACTTAGGGTTTCACTCTGATATATTGGCTGGAACCTCTTTTTACTGTTTTTGTAGCGTAACCGCTTGTCGCGGATTTATGTGCTGGGATTTGCTTAGGGGTGTCAATCgggtgggttgggtcgggtttcgggtcaacccgcgaaatttttttatttttttttcaacccgaacccaacccgAAAACCCTcaacccgaacacgaacccCTATAACCCGACTCAACACGTCTAAcccgattttttttaattttttttaaaaatttaatgaaaaaaattcaaaaaaataaaactaataataatattttaatttaaacacataataacaaaattttcgatttaaatttgaaagtttaatcgtagaaaattaaaagtatatttactaaataaaataaaaaattgttaaaaaaataaaatatgcaaaataaatattaaatgatgaaaatttatcatataaatatacaataaatttttttcaaacatacaatatataaaaatataggtaatattttacaaaacaaaaaGTTCGCAGGTCAACCCGTGACCCAACCCGACCCAACCCGAACCCGCCTAACATGGCACTAACCCGAATCCacccaacccgaacccaacacgaacccgaaaaaccccaacccgaacctgatttttttcgtgttgggttgtgtcgggttgacgggtagtgtcgcattttgacacccctaGATTTGCTGATGGTAGAACGCTAGGTTTTATATGATTGTTGTTCAATGTTGTGTTTTCATTTTTGTGGCTAAAAAATTGCTTCCGCTGTGTTCGTTTTGATCTTGTGTGATTTAAATTTTTCTGTgtgaaattttgttttttttgtaaCTGTCATGTTTTTTGAAAATGTCTATGACTGGATATCATCTCGAACCTTTTAATGGAAAAACAGATCTTTCAATATGTCAGCAGAAAATGAAAGGTATTTTGGTACAACAAAGAGTTTTCAAAGCGATAGACTTGTCATATTCTGCTGTTGAAACTCCTGAAAAAAGGGCTGAAATGGATGAGTTTGCTTATTCGTCTATAATTTTGAACTTGTCTAACTCTGTGTTAAGAAAAGTTGGTAAACTGAAATCGGctaaagaactttgggaaaaattAGGAGAACTTTATACTGAAACTTCGTTGCCCAGTAAATTGTTTGAGAAATTTTTCCGGTTCAAACTTGATTTAAACAAGGACATTGATGAATACCTTGACGTGTTTACCAAATCAGTTCAAGATATTAAGCAAACAGGAGATAAGAATATTGATGATTACACCCATATTGTTCTTTTAAATGACATACCTGATTCTTACAGTGATGTTAAATCTGCTATTAAGTATGGTAGAGATCAGGTGTGGGGATCCGGGCACTAATCATATTCTTAAtaatcattgggactaattaatcaattataataaacatgatctattttttttttaaataatgcggaacgtagtgacataaaaatatatatacatctcagtatataaaagtacaagtcatgtaccacatacatttatttaactaaggtttaacatctaatgtcaagtgtccaaccctatctttaatccaagtccggagccttcactctaatcacgatctctctcttcatcttcgtgaccctgaacctgtcccacctgttgtcatgtacacatacagacaaaacaacagccggataattccggtgagaatataatcccagtataaatcaacgaaacatgcaatcatataaacaaaaataaagcaTATAACATGTAAcaacaatatgtatcaaaatctgaaacataatcaatcacagattgtcgacaatgctcataactttaccattcagactagactcaatcctagtctagggatcccgatttccagatgtgGCCATTCcttatcgaccaacagtaatataaaatactccagttctatccacatcggtatagtatcgatcaccagtaatagaagaaactccaattctatccacatcgatatgatatcgatcaccagtaatagaagagttacaattctatccacatcgatacggtaccgatcaccagtaatagaagaatctacatttctatccacatcgatagccaatcatccggtgacagactttggcactatcgccaatacactatcttgtgacatcgtgcaatgtgcccgtggcgatcccgccactatcaggtacttctgtcacaagattactcgtctaatacctgctatctatacattaagagaacaagtacatcaatcaaatcaatgcaaatatcaatgcaataaagtaaagtatgtgatttaggaaaactcaagtctaaaccgactcaagtcgatctcccaataccacattgacttataccttccgtttgtagtcccggtctgaagcaatatcagttctgaactcaagacggtctctgtaaatctgaaatgacatattgataatcataatatcaatgttCCATTCTCACTTCAACACTGAAtatgattaatctggatttaattcaaaatcaacggcataatggtaccatctcagtatccccgtcaatacaacatcaccagataacagttacaatccataacccatatttaATATGATCTATAGTCcagtcacaattcaaatctgtccggtataaatcaatataccgtgaaaattcataacaattccataatcaatctgtttttcagtctgacttcgattctatgatgtctaacatgtcaagaacatcatatataaatcctatcaaattcctacaacatcgtattttcaaaacttcataaaacttacgtccagttgtagcctgcgttgataagaacacagtactgaagtcagattacaaatcagacggacggatcaaaatataaaggcgtaaggatttttcacgaAGTTTCTCTGAAGCTTTTCTCGATTCCTTCTTGTTTATTCTGAAGGAaacgatttatatatatatatatatatatatatatctcattGCATGTACAAGAAACGTGGCTTCTTTTCACAATTCTTAAGCGGCGGTCGATCATCatcgctcgagcgcggaacccTCTGTCCGAGACTTACATTTGATATCCACTGGctctcgggcggtaatattc from the Primulina eburnea isolate SZY01 chromosome 3, ASM2296580v1, whole genome shotgun sequence genome contains:
- the LOC140827730 gene encoding 15-cis-zeta-carotene isomerase, chloroplastic isoform X2; this encodes MANSVLLTHPSSVPLRPPQYTKILQFQHPFSLSRLKPNVFQTSSPKSLNFYTKKSFVRVLEQEGTDASSPAPDLLGEDSAEFLWSKQKISSWLYFSGVLGVVLYVLNFAWIDNSTGFGKPFVDAVSGISDSPEVVMLALTFIFAIVHSGLASVRDTGEKLIGERAFRVLFAGLSLPLAVSTVVYFINHRYDGVQLWQVQDAPGLHEILWLSNFISFFFLYPSTFNLLEVAAVDKPKMHLWETGIMRITRHPQMVGQVIWCIAHTIWIGNSVALAASVGLIAHHLFGVWNGDRRLAIRYGEAFEVLKSRTSITPFAAILEGRQKLPKDYYKEFLRLPYLSITVLTLGAYFAHPLMQAASFRLHWWYQ
- the LOC140827730 gene encoding 15-cis-zeta-carotene isomerase, chloroplastic isoform X3, whose product is MANSVLLTHPSSVPLRPPQYTKILQFQHPFSLSRLKPNVFQTSSPKSLNFYTKKSFVRVLEQEGTDASSPAPDLLGEDSAEFLWSKQKISSWLYFSGVLGVVLYVLNFAWIDNSTGFGKPFVDAVSGISDSPEVVMLALTFIFAIVHSGLASVRDTGEKLIGERAFRVLFAGLSLPLAVSTVVYFINHRYDGVQLWQVQDAPGLHEILWLSNFISFFFLYPSTFNLLEVAAVDKPKMHLWETGIMRITRHPQMVGQVIWCIAHTIWIGNSVALAASVGLIAHHLFGVWNGDRRLAIRYGEAFEVLKSRTSITPFAAILEGRQKLPKDYYKEFLRLPYLSITVLTLGAYFAHPLMQAASFRLHW
- the LOC140827730 gene encoding 15-cis-zeta-carotene isomerase, chloroplastic isoform X1; this translates as MANSVLLTHPSSVPLRPPQYTKILQFQHPFSLSRLKPNVFQTSSPKSLNFYTKKSFVRVLEQEGTDASSPAPDLLGEDSAEFLWSKQKISSWLYFSGVLGVVLYVLNFAWIDNSTGFGKPFVDAVSGISDSPEVVMLALTFIFAIVHSGLASVRDTGEKLIGERAFRVLFAGLSLPLAVSTVVYFINHRYDGVQLWQVQDAPGLHEILWLSNFISFFFLYPSTFNLLEVAAVDKPKMHLWETGIMRITRHPQMVGQVIWCIAHTIWIGNSVALAASVGLITHHSFGVWNGDRRSAIRYGEAFEVLKSRTSITPFAAILEGRQKLPKDYYKEFLRLPYLSITVLTLGAYFAHPLMQAASFRLHWWYQ
- the LOC140827730 gene encoding 15-cis-zeta-carotene isomerase, chloroplastic isoform X4, which produces MANSVLLTHPSSVPLRPPQYTKILQFQHPFSLSRLKPNVFQTSSPKSLNFYTKKSFVRVLEQEGTDASSPAPDLLGEDSAEFLWSKQKISSWLYFSGVLGVVLYVLNFAWIDNSTGFGKPFVDAVSGISDSPEVVMLALTFIFAIVHSGLASVRDTGEKLIGERAFRVLFAGLSLPLAVSTVVYFINHRYDGVQLWQVQDAPGLHEILWLSNFISFFFLYPSTFNLLEVAAVDKPKMHLWETGIMRITRHPQMVGQVIWCIAHTIWIGNSVALAASVGLITHHSFGVWNGDRRSAIRSTKASQGLL